A genomic stretch from Haloferax sp. Atlit-12N includes:
- a CDS encoding globin-coupled sensor protein translates to MTDSSGQVDASARAGVDGDALLSQLDIDAAEIDRRKSFVRLSEGDERRLHDLEPLLDEFADEFAAEFYDHLGEHATTKFFGRSTKNMEMLQADQAAYLRELGRGEYGEDYFAKRARIGKLHDMIDLGPKFYLGAYSVYYEGILGAVADEVKAEFIGGDTAGNDADVGADDDADADGLLSGLLGGAAGVSSGLRGGDDRVEDAVDEVVARILPVLKLLSLDQQVAMETYIHSYSRAAREAAERRRALANEVEADVSEPVESLLRTSEEVTERTDDIETTAQAQADDMATVAAEVSDMSATVEEIAATAEEVERTSADAAMRAAEGEDAADEAIDVMRDVSEAAETASEDVQQLHDQIAEIDEVLDAINDIAEQTNLLALNASIEAARAGDAGEGFAVVASEVKNLAEESQARAAEVEGTVDQIQTEAKETIESLSQTTGRLYDGIDRGEDVMGSLSDISAAVEQATVGVGEVASATDDQAESAEQIARMVDDATARATTVSDQIGDIADANRSQTEQVLSIRHAAERLGGGETGVAGGAGTPLGTGSDTPTTGGVDGPPAGVLDESGFDQPLSNRLSNDGGTTE, encoded by the coding sequence ATGACAGACTCCTCGGGGCAAGTCGACGCGAGCGCGCGAGCGGGCGTCGATGGAGACGCGCTGCTCTCGCAGTTGGATATCGACGCGGCGGAAATCGACCGACGGAAATCGTTCGTTCGTCTCTCGGAGGGAGACGAACGTCGCCTGCACGACCTCGAACCGCTCTTGGACGAGTTTGCGGACGAGTTCGCGGCGGAGTTCTACGACCACCTCGGCGAGCACGCGACGACGAAGTTCTTCGGTCGCTCGACGAAGAATATGGAGATGCTGCAGGCCGACCAGGCGGCGTACCTCCGCGAACTCGGCCGCGGCGAGTACGGTGAGGACTACTTCGCGAAGCGGGCTCGAATCGGGAAATTACACGATATGATAGACCTCGGGCCGAAGTTCTACCTCGGGGCGTACTCGGTCTACTACGAGGGCATTCTGGGTGCCGTTGCGGACGAGGTGAAAGCGGAGTTCATCGGCGGCGACACGGCCGGGAACGACGCCGATGTCGGTGCTGACGACGACGCCGACGCTGACGGCCTCCTTTCGGGACTACTCGGTGGCGCGGCCGGCGTCTCCAGCGGTCTCCGCGGTGGCGACGACCGGGTCGAAGACGCCGTCGACGAGGTCGTCGCGCGCATCCTCCCCGTGTTGAAGCTCCTATCCCTTGACCAGCAGGTGGCGATGGAGACGTACATCCACTCGTACAGCCGGGCCGCGCGGGAGGCCGCCGAGCGTCGGCGCGCCCTCGCAAACGAGGTCGAAGCCGACGTGAGCGAGCCGGTCGAGTCGCTCCTGCGGACCTCCGAGGAAGTCACCGAGCGGACCGACGACATCGAGACCACGGCGCAGGCGCAGGCCGACGACATGGCGACGGTCGCCGCCGAGGTGTCGGACATGAGCGCGACCGTCGAGGAAATCGCGGCGACCGCGGAGGAGGTCGAGCGGACCAGCGCCGACGCCGCCATGCGCGCCGCCGAGGGGGAGGACGCCGCCGACGAGGCTATCGACGTGATGCGCGACGTGAGCGAGGCCGCGGAGACCGCCTCCGAGGACGTCCAGCAACTGCACGACCAAATCGCGGAGATAGACGAGGTGCTCGACGCCATCAACGACATCGCGGAGCAGACGAACCTGCTCGCGCTCAACGCCTCCATCGAGGCCGCCCGCGCCGGCGACGCGGGCGAGGGGTTCGCCGTCGTCGCCAGCGAGGTCAAGAACCTCGCGGAGGAGTCGCAGGCCCGCGCCGCCGAGGTCGAGGGCACGGTTGACCAAATCCAGACCGAGGCGAAGGAGACCATCGAGAGCCTCTCGCAGACGACCGGCCGACTCTACGACGGCATCGACCGCGGCGAGGACGTGATGGGGAGCCTCTCGGACATCTCGGCGGCGGTCGAACAGGCTACCGTCGGCGTCGGCGAAGTCGCCTCGGCGACCGACGACCAAGCCGAGAGCGCCGAGCAAATCGCCCGCATGGTCGACGACGCGACCGCCCGCGCGACCACCGTGTCGGACCAAATCGGCGACATCGCCGACGCCAACCGCTCGCAGACCGAACAGGTGCTCTCGATTCGTCACGCCGCCGAACGTCTCGGTGGTGGCGAGACGGGCGTCGCTGGCGGGGCGGGCACGCCACTCGGAACGGGCTCCGACACCCCGACAACCGGTGGTGTCGACGGCCCACCAGCCGGCGTCCTCGACGAGTCCGGCTTCGACCAACCGCTCTCGAACCGCCTGAGCAACGACGGCGGAACGACCGAGTAG
- the galK gene encoding galactokinase, with translation MTGDDDTDAVGATASTPVERAKAALASLRNEGDTSASDADSPVSATSTVAVAPGRVNLVGGHTDYNDGLCLPMAVDRHVAVAARPRSDDRLRVRAADFDETAELAPGDDPDGWAAYVAAVARVLREDLPIGGADLAITSDVPTGAGLSSSAALELSVGRALLAVSGRDLPTADLALACWRAEREGVGVECGILDQFSAALCEADSALFLDCRSREFEPVPLGDGVGVLVIDTGVSHELTESGYNDRVRECAAALDSLREVADRDLDSLRDVDRDLLDAHAGSLDPMHRRRIRHVVTENERVRRARDALAAGHLDRVGDAMLAAHESLRDDYEVSCSELDAAVELAAETPGVYGARMTGGGFGGSAVALVDDDALDRATREIRDAAPERVGPDADVFACRPSAGVRLVGEE, from the coding sequence ATGACTGGTGACGACGATACCGACGCCGTGGGCGCGACGGCCTCGACACCGGTGGAACGCGCGAAGGCCGCACTCGCGTCGCTCCGGAACGAAGGCGACACCTCGGCGTCGGACGCAGACTCGCCCGTGAGCGCGACCTCGACGGTCGCCGTCGCTCCCGGCCGAGTGAACCTCGTCGGTGGCCACACGGACTACAACGACGGCCTCTGCCTCCCGATGGCCGTGGACCGCCACGTCGCGGTCGCGGCCCGCCCGAGAAGCGACGACCGACTCCGCGTCCGCGCCGCCGACTTCGACGAGACGGCCGAGCTCGCCCCCGGCGACGACCCTGACGGCTGGGCGGCCTACGTCGCCGCGGTCGCTCGCGTCCTCCGCGAGGACCTCCCGATCGGCGGCGCGGACCTCGCCATCACCTCGGACGTGCCCACGGGCGCGGGGCTCTCCTCGTCGGCCGCGCTCGAACTTTCTGTCGGCCGTGCGCTCCTCGCGGTCTCCGGGCGCGACCTCCCCACCGCCGACCTCGCACTGGCGTGCTGGCGGGCCGAACGCGAGGGCGTCGGCGTCGAGTGCGGCATCCTCGACCAGTTCTCCGCGGCGCTGTGCGAAGCCGACTCGGCGCTCTTTCTCGACTGCCGGAGCCGCGAGTTCGAGCCGGTTCCACTCGGCGACGGTGTCGGCGTCCTCGTCATCGACACCGGCGTCTCCCACGAACTGACCGAGTCGGGCTACAACGACCGCGTCCGCGAGTGCGCGGCGGCGCTCGATTCCCTCCGTGAGGTCGCCGACCGCGACCTCGACTCCCTGCGCGACGTGGACCGCGACCTCCTCGACGCCCACGCCGGCTCGCTGGACCCGATGCACCGCCGCCGGATTCGACATGTCGTGACCGAAAACGAGCGCGTCCGTCGCGCCCGCGACGCGCTCGCCGCGGGCCACCTCGACCGCGTCGGCGACGCGATGCTCGCGGCGCACGAGAGCCTGCGCGACGACTACGAGGTGAGCTGTTCGGAACTCGACGCGGCGGTCGAACTCGCCGCCGAGACGCCCGGCGTCTACGGCGCGCGGATGACCGGCGGCGGCTTCGGCGGGAGCGCGGTTGCGCTGGTCGATGACGACGCACTCGACCGGGCGACGCGTGAGATTCGAGACGCAGCCCCCGAGCGCGTCGGCCCCGACGCCGACGTGTTCGCCTGTCGCCCCTCCGCCGGCGTTCGGCTGGTCGGCGAGGAGTAA
- a CDS encoding rubrerythrin family protein: MDADSFRESVETAKRTQLDRLGSSKLLLALTDADLSEPAVLRAAAYSEHAARGTFEAWADDESDEEASAAFEATATQEAEHLDRVLDALGEEVDLPDEPGVMHAYLRGREDAIERAAAGMVGRGLVSIRTHTQVISFFVNEADEPRADLFRDLKAETEETLATGLDLLAERCESDEDWERARMVAEYVVQLAYDDYADGLAELGVDPKPLC; the protein is encoded by the coding sequence ATGGACGCCGATTCCTTCCGCGAGTCAGTCGAGACGGCGAAGCGAACGCAACTCGACCGACTCGGCTCGTCGAAGCTCCTGTTGGCGCTGACCGATGCGGACCTCTCCGAGCCGGCGGTGCTCCGCGCCGCCGCGTACTCCGAGCACGCGGCCCGTGGGACGTTCGAGGCGTGGGCCGACGACGAGTCCGACGAGGAAGCGAGCGCCGCCTTCGAGGCCACCGCGACCCAAGAGGCCGAACACCTCGACCGCGTCCTCGACGCGCTCGGCGAGGAGGTCGACCTCCCGGATGAACCCGGCGTGATGCACGCGTATCTCCGCGGGCGCGAGGACGCTATCGAGCGGGCCGCCGCCGGGATGGTCGGCCGCGGCCTCGTCTCGATTCGGACCCACACGCAGGTCATCAGCTTCTTCGTCAACGAGGCGGACGAGCCCCGCGCCGACCTCTTTCGCGACCTGAAAGCCGAGACAGAGGAGACGCTTGCGACCGGTCTCGACCTCTTGGCCGAGCGCTGCGAGAGCGACGAGGACTGGGAGCGCGCCCGGATGGTCGCCGAGTACGTCGTCCAACTGGCGTACGACGACTACGCCGACGGCCTCGCCGAACTCGGCGTCGACCCGAAGCCACTCTGCTGA
- a CDS encoding MOSC domain-containing protein → MTSEVRGRVEALYTAPSKGEPMVSHETVAVAAGGIEGDRYADGDGFYSATDGCQVTLVDAAVLDDAAREYDLDLADGQHRRNVVVRGVDLDALLDATFELGGAELRGTKLRPPCAYLADLVGDDDVGDALRESRGGICADVLAPGRVAVGDDLRVTEANPRELGRQIAQRLGGVRVADDDEAATSHEERGDDHE, encoded by the coding sequence ATGACTTCCGAGGTTCGCGGGCGCGTCGAAGCGCTGTACACCGCGCCGTCGAAGGGGGAGCCGATGGTCTCCCACGAGACCGTCGCGGTCGCGGCGGGCGGCATCGAGGGCGACCGCTACGCCGACGGCGACGGCTTCTACTCGGCGACCGACGGCTGTCAGGTAACGCTCGTCGACGCCGCGGTGCTGGACGACGCGGCGCGCGAGTACGATCTCGACCTCGCTGACGGCCAACACCGCCGGAACGTCGTCGTCCGCGGCGTCGACCTCGACGCCCTGCTCGACGCGACGTTCGAACTCGGCGGAGCGGAACTCCGCGGGACGAAGCTCAGGCCGCCCTGCGCGTACCTCGCGGACCTCGTCGGCGACGACGACGTGGGCGATGCCCTCCGCGAGTCTCGCGGGGGTATCTGCGCGGACGTGCTCGCTCCCGGCCGGGTCGCGGTCGGTGACGATCTCCGCGTGACCGAGGCGAACCCGCGCGAACTGGGCCGCCAGATAGCCCAGCGACTCGGCGGTGTGCGAGTCGCGGACGACGACGAAGCCGCGACGAGCCACGAGGAACGCGGAGACGACCACGAATGA